Proteins from a single region of Mytilus trossulus isolate FHL-02 chromosome 2, PNRI_Mtr1.1.1.hap1, whole genome shotgun sequence:
- the LOC134708085 gene encoding 26S proteasome non-ATPase regulatory subunit 5-like has translation MAANVDDICQSLETTTLSTDVLSTLVELKAALSTVRTINLHTVVSVPSVQKLFGLLNTDDGEIIEECCSILKNVLLAWSPAVGLDLFKNDFDIGLKHPSTTIQCLCLRQLELAGEDDQTLLNWDSARDVIKTVINLIASPSLQVAKHAQNVILNISRTNDGLDFIYSSEMLSSLQEVLQKDDTVKFRVYELIVHISKISESALQKTRESGLLQLLLNEIHKDDILTQLNCLELLSDLGMVEHGIVFLDGAGIIKQIETLLSTSSTDLMGGLLLPGLIKFFGGVAYFYPKEVFNGNKTFVNLLLRNLTAEDKNLCSISVQTIGLIAKTIEGKLALEKLGNMFIDGLQTIGKMVKQAPSDLREIALHTTANLIHIPVPEQTSDNCKLSEKWFDHLDPNMLQIIMSIARQPFPELRHSSHSVLSALALIPWGQKRLCEFPGFNEYLLDRSTEKSKEAKESKYEIIRTLAESPTSMDIFGSPYIVKLKAYFLQGPIYVQAESQVAFEGD, from the exons ATGGCGGCAAATGTAGACGACATTTGTCAGTCTTTGGAAACAACAACACTGTCAACAGATGTATTATCAACATTGGTTGAGTTGAAAGCAGCTTTATCAACTGTCAGAACAATAAACCTTCACACAGTAGTCTCAGTTCCATCTGTACAGAAGTTATTTGGCTTGTTAAACACTGATGACGG TGAAATCATTGAAGAATGTTgcagtattttaaaaaatgttttgctaGCATGGTCACCTGCTGTTGGGTTGGACCTattcaaaaatgattttgatataGGATTAAAGCACCCTTCTACAACAATACAGTGTTTATGTTTAAGACAG CTAGAACTTGCAGGAGAAGATGACCAAACACTTCTGAATTGGGATTCAGCAAGAGATGTCATCAAAACAGTGATCAATTTGATAGCTAGTCCTTCCCTACAGGTGGCAAAACATGCACAGAATGTAATACTTAATATAa GCAGAACAAACGATGGTCTGGATTTTATCTACTCTTCAGAAATGTTATCATCTCTACAAGAAGTCCTTCAAAAAGATGATACTGTCAAATTCAGAGTTTATGAG TTAATAGTTCATATCAGTAAAATATCAGAATCAGCTCTGCAAAAGACACGGGAGTCAGGCTTACTACAACTGCTGTTAAATGAGATCCATAAAGATGATATTCTTACTCAGTTAAATTGTTTGGAACTACTTTCTGACCTCGGTATGGTAGAGCATGGGATTGTATTTCTAGATGGAGCAGGAATCATTAAACAGATAGAGACCCTACTGTCAACATCTTCTACAGATCTAATGGGAGGACTCTTGTTACCAG gtttaatcaagttttttggCGGTGTTGCCTATTTTTATCCTAAGGAAGTGTTTAATGGGAACAAGACATTTGTTAATCTGCTGTTAAGAAACTTGACTGCAGAAGATAAAAATTTATGCAGTATTTCTGTACAGACTATTGGATTAATAGCTAAAACCATAGAGGGAAAACTAGCTCTTGAGAAATTAG GAAACATGTTTATTGATGGGTTACAGACAATAGGAAAGATGGTGAAACAGGCACCTTCAGATCTACGGGAAATTGCTCTTCATACTACTGCAAATCTAATTCATATTCCA GTACCAGAACAAACATCTGACAACTGTAAGCTGTCAGAGAAATGGTTTGATCATCTGGACCCCAACATGCTTCAGATCATCATGTCTATCGCTAGGCAACCATTTCCAGAACTTAGACACAGTTCTCACAGTGTCCTTTCAGCACTAGCTTTGATACCATGGGGACAGAAAAGATTATGTGAATTTCCAGGTTTTAACGAATATCTTCTTGATCGATCAACAGAAAAGTCTAAAGAAGCTAAAGAGtccaaatatgaaataattagaACATTAGCAGAGAGTCCAACTTCCATGGATATTTTTGGCTCGCCCTATATTGTCAAGTTAAAGGCTTATTTTCTACAAGGGCCTATTTATGTGCAAGCAGAAAGCCAGGTGGCATTTGAAGGGGATTAA